One segment of Macaca fascicularis isolate 582-1 chromosome 4, T2T-MFA8v1.1 DNA contains the following:
- the OR12D2 gene encoding olfactory receptor 12D2: MMLNTTSVTEFLLLGVTDIQELQPFLFVVFLTIYFISVAGNGVILMIVISDPRLHSPMYFFLGNLSCLDICYSTVTLPKMLQNFLSTHKAISFLGCISQLHFFHFLGSTEAMLLAVMAFDRFVAICKPLRYTVIMSPQLCTQMAITVWTIGFFHALLHSVMTSRLNFCGSNCIHHFFCDVKPLLKLACGNTELNQWLLSTVTGTIAMGPFFLTLISYFYIITYLSFKTHSCSMLHKALSTCASHFMVVILLYAPVLFTYIHPASGTSMDQDRIIAIMYTVVTPVLNPLIYTLRNKEVKGALVRVIRRL, from the exons A TGATGCTGAATACAACCTCAGTCACCGAATTTCTCCTCTTGGGAGTGACAGACATTCAAGAACTGCAACCTTTTCTCTTCGTGGTTTTCCTCACCATCTACTTCATCAGTGTGGCTGGGAATGGAGTCATTCTGATGATTGTCATCTCTGATCCTAGACTCCATTCCCCTATGTATTTCTTCCTGGGAAACCTGTCCTGCCTGGATATCTGCTACTCTACGGTGACACTGCCAAAGATGCTGCAGAACTTCCTCTCTACACACAAAGCAATTTCTTTCTTGGGATGCATAAGCCAACTCCATTTCTTCCACTTCCTGGGCAGCACAGAGGCCATGCTGTTGGCCGTGATGGCATTTGACCGCTTTGTGGCTATCTGCAAGCCACTTCGCTACACTGTCATCATGAGCCCTCAGCTCTGTACCCAGATGGCCATCACAGTCTGGACCATTGGTTTCTTCCACGCCCTGCTGCACTCCGTAATGACTTCTCGCTTGAACTTCTGTGGTTCCAACTGTATCCATCACTTCTTCTGTGATGTGAAGCCATTGCTAAAGCTGGCCTGTGGGAACACGGAGCTCAATCAGTGGCTGCTCAGTACTGTCACAGGGACAATTGCCATGGGCCCCTTCTTTCTGACACTTATCTCCTATTTCTACATTATCACCTATCTCTCCTTCAAGACCCATTCTTGTAGCATGCTCCACAAAGCACTGTCCACGTGTGCCTCCCACTTCATGGTAGTTATTCTTTTGTATGCACCTGTTCTCTTCACCTATATTCATCCTGCCTCAGGGACCTCCATGGACCAGGACCGGATCATTGCCATCATGTACACTGTGGTCACTCCAGTACTAAACCCACTGATCTACACTTTGAGGAACAAGGAAGTGAAGGGGGCCTTGGTTAGAGTGATCAGAAGGCTTTGA
- the OR12D3 gene encoding olfactory receptor 12D3 yields MENVTTMNEFLLLGLTGVQELQPLFFGIFLIIYLINLIGNGSILVMVVLEPQLHSPMYFFLGNLSCLDICYSSVTLPKLLVNLVSTRRAISFLGCITQLHFFHFLGSTEAILLAIMAFDRFVAICNPLRYTVIMNPQVCILLAAGAWLISFFYALMHSVMTAHLSFCGSQKLNHFFCDVKPLLELACSNTLLNQWLLSIVTGSISMGGFFLTLLSYFYIIGFLLFKNRSCRILHKALSTCASHFMVVCLFYGPVGLTYIRPASATFMIQDRIMAIIYSTVTPVLNPLIYTLRNKEVMML; encoded by the coding sequence ATGGAGAATGTCACTACAATGAATGAGTTTCTTCTACTTGGCCTGACTGGTGTTCAGGAGCTGCAGCCTCtcttctttgggattttcttAATCATTTACCTGATAAACTTGATTGGAAATGGATCTATATTGGTGATGGTTGTTTTGGAACCACAACTCCATTCccctatgtatttttttctgggaaaCCTTTCTTGTCTGGATATTTGCTATTCTTCAGTGACACTGCCCAAGCTGCTCGTAAACCTTGTCTCCACTCGCAGGGCTATATCTTTTCTTGGCTGTATCACCCAGCTACACTTCTTCCACTTTCTGGGAAGTACAGAGGCCATTTTACTGGCTATCATGGCCTTTGACCGTTTTGTTGCTATCTGCAATCCTCTCCGCTACACTGTCATCATGAACCCCCAGGTGTGTATTCTGTTGGCGGCTGGGGCGTGGCTCATCAGCTTCTTTTATGCTCTGATGCATTCTGTCATGACTGCACACCTGAGTTTTTGTGGCTCTCAGAAACTCAATCACTTCTTCTGCGATGTCAAGCCGCTCTTAGAACTAGCCTGTAGTAACACACTACTCAATCAATGGCTTCTTTCCATTGTCACAGGCAGCATATCCATGGGAGGGTTCTTTCTGACTCTTCTCTCCTACTTCTATATAATTGGCTTCCTTCTGTTTAAGAACAGGTCCTGCAGAATACTCCATAAGGCTCTGTCCACTTGTGCCTCCCATTTTATGGTGGTATGTCTTTTCTATGGACCTGTGGGCCTCACATATATTCGTCCTGCTTCAGCCACCTTCATGATTCAGGACCGGATAATGGCCATCATATATAGCACCGTCACCCCTGTCCTGAACCCATTGATCTACACCCTTAGGAACAAAGAAGTGATGATGCTCTGA